From the genome of Flavobacterium ovatum, one region includes:
- a CDS encoding class I SAM-dependent methyltransferase has product MNTSILAPKIQHFINQNIGVSLSKLALQKNPFPEIEWIDILKQMEAKSKAKDKLPTWFQTKDILYPTKISVEQTSSEKTAYYKSSLISGESLIDLTGGYGVDDFYFAKKIKKVVHCEINEELSNLVKHNLEQLKVSNIQCYIGDSRETLIDLHQKWDWIYIDPSRRNDAKGKVFMLQDCLPNVPENLDFYFTHSDKILIKTAPLLDISSALSELKNVKTIHIIALENEVKELLWEIHKDYQGDISIKTVNLIKDKTETFEFILGENTNSPLFGTPKKYIYEPNSAVMKSGGFDEVALHFNLEKLHKHSHLYTSEERIDFPGRVFEIHKIIPYNKGELKATLENTKANITTRNFPETVENIRKKWKIKDGGDTYCFFTTIENNDKIVLICNKTQ; this is encoded by the coding sequence TTGAATACCTCTATTTTAGCACCTAAAATTCAGCATTTTATAAACCAAAACATTGGTGTTTCTTTGTCTAAATTAGCGTTGCAAAAGAATCCATTTCCAGAAATAGAATGGATTGACATTTTAAAACAAATGGAAGCAAAATCAAAAGCTAAGGACAAATTACCAACTTGGTTTCAAACGAAAGACATCCTCTACCCTACTAAAATTTCGGTAGAGCAAACATCCTCTGAAAAGACAGCGTATTACAAATCGAGTTTAATATCCGGAGAAAGTCTCATCGATTTGACTGGAGGTTATGGCGTTGATGATTTTTATTTTGCTAAAAAAATAAAAAAAGTAGTTCATTGTGAAATCAATGAAGAACTTTCAAACCTTGTCAAACACAATTTGGAGCAACTAAAGGTTTCAAACATTCAATGTTATATAGGAGATAGTAGAGAAACATTGATAGATCTCCACCAAAAATGGGATTGGATATACATTGATCCTTCGAGACGAAATGATGCCAAAGGCAAAGTTTTTATGCTTCAAGATTGTTTACCGAATGTTCCTGAAAACTTGGATTTTTATTTCACCCATTCTGACAAAATCCTGATTAAAACAGCACCTTTGCTAGACATAAGCTCAGCTTTATCCGAATTAAAAAATGTAAAAACTATTCATATTATTGCATTGGAGAATGAGGTAAAAGAATTGTTGTGGGAAATACATAAAGACTACCAAGGCGATATTTCTATAAAAACGGTTAATCTCATCAAAGATAAAACAGAAACGTTTGAATTTATTTTGGGAGAAAATACAAATTCACCTCTTTTTGGAACTCCAAAAAAATATATTTATGAGCCTAACAGTGCTGTCATGAAATCAGGTGGATTTGATGAAGTCGCATTGCATTTTAATTTAGAAAAACTTCACAAGCACTCCCATTTATATACTTCAGAAGAACGCATTGACTTCCCGGGTCGTGTATTTGAGATCCATAAAATCATACCTTATAACAAAGGAGAACTAAAAGCGACATTAGAAAACACCAAAGCCAATATTACCACCCGAAATTTTCCAGAAACGGTAGAGAATATTCGGAAGAAATGGAAAATAAAAGATGGAGGAGATACCTATTGTTTTTTTACAACCATTGAAAATAACGATAAAATAGTTTTAATTTGCAACAAAACACAATAA